The following proteins come from a genomic window of Candidatus Bathyarchaeia archaeon:
- the thsA gene encoding thermosome subunit alpha, translating into MKAEGLDDASISRENVLRRGAKCVKGLDARRSNIYIAASIKELIKGSLGPEGRDKLIVNPKEGPALTSDGYIMLRRMKELADHPVVNILYEATFAMKNEYGDGKKSILILAGELLKKAYTMIGKKIHPAIIVEGYSKAASKALEALREMSEPLSTHDVDGLRSLAKTAMCGGLSDVEAERLAELAAHTIQRLSFGSSKASSLELDMVKLISIPGGAVSDSELVEGVVIKNDVLHQNMPRRVENAGIALMTMPLEMKKVTYTHDGAKLEILTPENWTQFLDEERKCMLGLVEALEKAGAKLVLTQWDIDNYVQYELAERGIMAAERVKEEDLLLVAKATDAKLIKEQGAVSPEFIGFAGLVEEKRVQGTRPAERRWIFIRNCRNPRSATIIVRGVVEERNKEVGRSLKNALRVLKAFLEEGAIVGGAGSTEMELSFRLRSWARGLPGKEQIAALAFADALEEIPAILAENLGLDPLETVMKLRAEHHAGKKWAGVDARKRTICEDVLKEGIIEPYPLKAQVIKTAAEISTLLLRIDDQIYASRSREARKPREIPQDKR; encoded by the coding sequence ATGAAGGCGGAAGGGTTGGACGACGCTTCGATAAGCCGTGAAAACGTGCTGAGAAGAGGGGCTAAATGCGTTAAGGGATTGGACGCGAGGAGGTCCAACATCTACATAGCGGCCTCGATAAAGGAGCTCATTAAAGGCTCTTTAGGCCCAGAGGGAAGGGATAAATTAATCGTTAACCCGAAGGAGGGGCCTGCCCTAACCAGCGACGGATACATTATGTTACGGAGAATGAAGGAGCTGGCGGACCACCCTGTTGTAAACATACTTTACGAAGCCACCTTCGCCATGAAAAACGAGTACGGCGACGGAAAGAAGTCTATCCTCATCTTGGCCGGCGAGCTCCTTAAGAAAGCTTACACCATGATAGGTAAGAAGATACATCCCGCCATCATTGTGGAAGGCTACAGCAAAGCAGCCTCCAAAGCCCTAGAGGCGCTAAGGGAGATGTCAGAGCCTCTTTCCACTCATGACGTCGATGGACTGCGTTCTTTAGCTAAGACGGCTATGTGTGGAGGGCTGTCTGACGTAGAGGCGGAAAGGTTGGCTGAGCTCGCTGCTCATACTATACAACGTTTAAGCTTCGGATCCTCTAAGGCAAGCTCATTAGAACTGGACATGGTGAAGTTGATCTCCATTCCCGGTGGAGCTGTATCTGACAGCGAGCTAGTAGAAGGAGTGGTGATAAAAAATGATGTCTTACATCAAAACATGCCTAGGAGGGTGGAGAACGCGGGAATCGCCTTGATGACTATGCCCTTGGAGATGAAAAAGGTGACATATACCCATGATGGAGCCAAACTGGAGATCCTCACTCCGGAGAATTGGACTCAATTCCTAGACGAGGAGCGTAAATGTATGCTAGGATTGGTTGAGGCGTTGGAAAAAGCTGGAGCCAAGCTGGTGCTGACCCAGTGGGACATAGATAACTATGTTCAATACGAGTTGGCGGAGAGGGGGATAATGGCGGCTGAACGTGTAAAGGAGGAAGACCTCCTGTTGGTGGCGAAGGCGACGGACGCCAAGCTGATTAAAGAGCAGGGCGCTGTTTCACCGGAGTTCATCGGGTTCGCTGGATTGGTTGAGGAAAAACGAGTTCAGGGAACCCGCCCTGCTGAAAGACGCTGGATCTTCATTAGGAATTGTCGGAACCCTCGATCTGCGACGATTATCGTTAGAGGCGTCGTCGAGGAGAGAAATAAGGAAGTTGGAAGATCGCTGAAAAACGCCTTAAGGGTTTTAAAAGCCTTCTTGGAGGAAGGCGCTATTGTTGGAGGCGCTGGATCAACTGAGATGGAGCTCTCATTTAGGCTTCGGTCATGGGCGCGGGGACTTCCGGGAAAGGAGCAAATAGCTGCCTTAGCTTTCGCCGATGCCCTCGAAGAGATCCCAGCGATTTTAGCCGAAAACTTGGGGTTAGATCCACTCGAAACTGTCATGAAGCTCAGGGCTGAACACCACGCGGGTAAGAAGTGGGCTGGAGTCGACGCGAGGAAGAGAACAATTTGTGAAGATGTTTTAAAAGAAGGCATCATAGAACCATACCCCTTAAAGGCCCAGGTCATCAAGACCGCCGCTGAAATATCAACCCTCCTCTTGAGAATAGACGATCAAATATACGCCTCACGAAGTCGGGAGGCTAGAAAGCCAAGAGAAATACCCCAAGATAAGAGATGA